One part of the Glycine soja cultivar W05 chromosome 11, ASM419377v2, whole genome shotgun sequence genome encodes these proteins:
- the LOC114372879 gene encoding uncharacterized protein LOC114372879: MDEKRKSSSKKDTGSSSTRSLFSRSTSTSNSPLLRSLSQKSSSSSSKCNNNNLPRSFSQKNPSIGRKCTKLAKEQKARFYIMRRCVAMLVCWHKHGDS; this comes from the coding sequence ATGGATGAAAAGAGAAAGTCATCATCAAAGAAGGACACGGGTTCCTCTTCCACAAGGTCATTATTCTCAAGGAGCACCTCTACTTCAAACTCTCCTCTCCTTAGAAGCCTGTCTCAAAAGagttcttcatcttcctccaaaTGCAATAACAATAATCTTCCTAGGAGCTTCTCACAGAAGAACCCTTCCATTGGGCGCAAATGCACCAAATTAGCTAAGGAACAGAAAGCACGGTTTTACATCATGAGGAGGTGTGTTGCCATGTTGGTTTGCTGGCACAAGCATGGGGATTCATGA
- the LOC114374615 gene encoding zinc transporter 1-like produces the protein MIRLFGHQYRNMASSNKMKTIKSTFLVLCLLASFLCPIKAHGGSSHDGVSESEDLHSRGLIVVKIWCLIIFLVSTFAGGVSPYFYRWNETFLLLGTQFAGGVFLGTSLMHFLSDSAETFGDLTSKSYPFAYMLASSGYLLTMLGDCVITFVTRNSNREAKVVELEGGTTPQEHDLARDHCAVAETTNPVLLKTSSLGDTILLILALCFHSVFEGIAVGVAGTKADAWRNLWTISLHKIFAAIAMGIALLRMLPKRPFVTTAAYSLAFAVSSPIGVGIGIAIDATTQGSTADWMFAITMGIACGVFIYVAINHLISKGFKPQRTMRYDTPLFRFVAVLSGVAVIAVVMIWD, from the exons ATGATAAGATTATTTGGACATCAGTATAGGAACATGGCTTCTTCCAACAAAATGAAGACCATCAAGTCAACGTTCCTCGTTTTGTGCCTCTTAGCCTCGTTCCTCTGTCCAATCAAGGCTCACGGAGGAAGTTCTCATGATGGTGTATCTGAAAGCGAAGATTTGCATTCTCGGGGTCTGATCGTGGTGAAAATATGGTGTTTGATCATCTTCCTTGTGAGCACTTTCGCTGGCGGGGTTTCTCCTTACTTCTACCGTTGGAACGAgacttttcttcttttggggaCACAGTTCGCTGGTGGGGTTTTCTTAGGAACCTCTCTGATGCATTTCTTGAGTGATTCTGCTGAGACCTTCGGAGACCTTACTTCAAAATcttacccttttgcttatatgcTGGCTTCATCTGGATACCTTCTCACCATGCTTGGTGACTGTGTTATCACTTTTGTTACCAGGAATAGCAACAGGGAAGCCAAAGTGGTGGAACTGGAAGGAGGGACAACGCCCCAAGAGCATGACCTAGCCAGAGATCATTGCGCAGTGGCGGAGACAACAAACCCTGTATTATTGAAGACTTCTTCTTTGGGAGACACCATTCTACTCATCCTTGCACTGTGTTTCCATTCAGTTTTTGAGGGCATTGCAGTTGGAGTTGCAG GTACTAAGGCGGACGCATGGAGGAACTTGTGGACAATATCCTTGCACAAGATATTTGCTGCTATTGCAATGGGAATAGCTTTGCTAAGGATGTTACCTAAGAGACCCTTTGTAACAACAGCAGCATATTCTTTGGCCTTTGCTGTCTCAAGCCCCATTGGTGTGGGGATTGGCATTGCCATAGATGCCACAACACAAGGAAGCACCGCAGATTGGATGTTTGCTATAACAATGGGTATTGCTTGTGGGGTCTTCATCTATGTTGCCATCAATCATTTAATTTCCAAAGGCTTCAAACCACAGAGGACAATGCGTTACGACACTCCCTTGTTTAGGTTTGTCGCCGTGCTTTCTGGTGTTGCTGTTATAGCTGTAGTCATGATCTGGGACTGA
- the LOC114376311 gene encoding E3 ubiquitin-protein ligase RDUF1-like, with protein MNSDTTSYWCYSCTRFVHIQEQNDVVCPRCHGGFVEKVTAPQSSRQGFRRRRRNAGNHSAFNPVIVLRGPGEDEESSFELYYDGFDGEGLRPLPSTMSEFLLGSGFDRLLEQVSQIEINGLGRAENPPASKAAIESMPTVEITESHVASETICAVCKEAFELGALAREMPCKHLYHSDCILPWLSMRNSCPVCRHELPSEQTAPETRVAGQIEEEAVGLTIWRLPGGGFAVGRFAGESHLPVVYTEMESDGNSNEGSRRISLAVGSGRVRESRGGGFGRIFRNLFGRIGALTRSRSLSTSLFNRRSSRTWVLGN; from the coding sequence ATGAATTCGGACACGACTTCCTATTGGTGCTACAGCTGCACGCGCTTCGTTCACATACAAGAACAGAACGACGTCGTTTGCCCGCGCTGCCACGGCGGCTTCGTCGAAAAGGTCACCGCCCCCCAATCGTCAAGGCAAGGCTTCCGCCGCCGACGCCGCAACGCCGGGAACCACTCGGCGTTCAACCCGGTGATCGTGCTCCGCGGACCGGGAGAGGACGAGGAGAGCAGCTTTGAGTTATACTACGACGGCTTCGACGGCGAGGGGCTCCGCCCGCTGCCATCCACCATGTCGGAGTTCTTGCTTGGATCGGGATTCGACCGGTTGCTGGAGCAGGTTTCGCAGATCGAGATCAACGGCCTCGGGAGGGCTGAGAATCCACCGGCGTCTAAGGCGGCTATAGAGTCAATGCCGACGGTGGAAATCACCGAGTCTCACGTCGCGTCGGAGACGATCTGCGCCGTGTGCAAGGAAGCCTTCGAGCTTGGCGCGTTGGCGCGTGAGATGCCGTGCAAGCATCTCTACCACTCCGATTGCATTCTCCCGTGGCTTTCGATGCGAAACTCGTGTCCGGTGTGCCGCCACGAGTTGCCGTCGGAGCAAACCGCGCCGGAAACAAGAGTCGCCGGCCAGATCGAGGAGGAGGCTGTAGGGTTGACCATATGGAGGTTGCCGGGTGGGGGATTCGCCGTCGGGAGGTTCGCCGGAGAGAGCCACTTGCCGGTGGTTTACACGGAGATGGAGAGTGACGGGAACTCCAACGAAGGTTCTAGAAGAATCTCTCTGGCGGTTGGAAGCGGCAGAGTTAGGGAAAGTCGTGGTGGTGGATTTGGGAGAATTTTCCGCAATTTGTTTGGGAGAATTGGGGCTTTGACTAGAAGCCGTAGCCTTTCAACTTCACTCTTCAATAGAAGAAGTTCTAGAACCTGGGTTTTGGGAAATTGA
- the LOC114376312 gene encoding uncharacterized protein LOC114376312 has protein sequence MATTFASSSPRIATFLSSSSSSSSTLRTTTPLPSLQFTSPSKKLILFHNPVLQKHSRFRPILLPPPPAAAAEDAVDAAEQLYKTTDQGVATVVSALFFIAFVGLSAITIGVVYLAVTDFLQKRETDKFEKEEAAKGKNKNKKKKKVGRARAGPRGFGQKVVEDDDD, from the exons ATGGCCACCACATTTGCATCCTCATCTCCAAGAATTGCAACcttcctctcttcttcttcttcttcttcttctactcttaGAACTACTACCCCTCTTCCATCTCTCCAATTTACCTCCCCATCCAAAAAGTTAATCCTTTTTCACAACCCAGTACTTCAAAAACATAGCAGATTCCGACccattcttcttcctcctcctcctgctGCTGCTGCCGAAGATGCGGTGGATGCTGCGGAGCAATTGTACAAAACCACCGATCAAGGGGTGGCCACAGTCGTATCCGCTCTTTTCTTTATTGCTTTCGTTGGCCTATCCGCTATCACTATTGGG gttgtcTATCTAGCAGTGACAGATTTCCTGCAGAAGAGAGAAACAGACAAGTTTGAGAAAGAAGAAGCTGCTAAGGGcaagaataagaataagaagaagaagaaggtgggCAGAGCCAGGGCAGGTCCTAGAGGATTTGGCCAAAAAGTTGTTGAAGACGACGATGATTAG
- the LOC114373741 gene encoding uncharacterized protein LOC114373741 — protein MREQSFGDKMHGITTLALTATANTNTFLSCPLRSLLPLTPPPNCCIPTCKFNYGIRFNHSQWKHQKTERWSNRNRTMVVRARRSESPYEVLGVSPSATVDQIKKAYRKLALKYHPDVNKEDKAQEKFMRIKHAYNTLLNSRSRKKYDSGSRGYDFSQGSRTRNVQAEEEFYGLEDFFKDLQQEFRNWEANTASQGKPKSLWEELAEIGEEFVEFLEKELNITDQNDDYKTPQGGNTSNFPGTETPSNSSQGQAGKGSRGVEDNLEEIEATLAQLKKELGL, from the exons ATGAGGGAACAAAGTTTTGGAGATAAGATGCATGGAATAACAACTCTCGCTCTCACTGCAACTGCAAACACAAACACATTCCTTTCTTGTCCTCTAAGATCTCTTCTACCACTTACCCCTCCACCGAATTGTTGCATACCCACTTGTAAATTTAACTATGGAATTCGTTTCAACCATTCTCAGTGGAAGCACCAAAAAACAGAAAGATGGAGCAACAGAAATAGAACGATGGTTGTGAGAGCAAGGCGTAGCGAGTCTCCGTATGAAGTTTTGGGCGTGTCTCCATCCGCAACCGTCGACCAAATAAAAAAGGCCTATCGGAAACTTGCTCTCAAGTATCATCCCGATGTCAATAAAGAG GATAAGGCACAGGAGAAGTTTATGAGGATAAAACATGCATACAATACATTGCTAAATTCTAGATCCCGCAAAAAATATGATTCTGGAAGTCGAGGTTATGATTTTTCTCAAGGAAGCCGAACTAGGAATGTACAAGCTGAAGAAGAGTTTTATGGACTAG AGGACTTCTTTAAGGATCTTCAACAAGAATTCAGGAACTGGGAAGCAAACACTGCTTCACAAGGAAAGCCAAAGAGTCTATGGGAGGAATTGGCG GAAATAGGAGAAGAATTTGTGGAGTTCCTTGAGAAAGAACTCAATATTACTGATCAAAATGATGATTATAAAACGCCTCAGGGAGGCAACACATCGAACTTTCCTGGGACAGAGACACCAAGCAATAGCAGTCAAGGTCAAGCTGGCAAGGGAAGCAGAGGCGTTGAGGATAACCTTGAGGAAATAGAAGCCACTCTGGCTCAGTTGAAAAAGGAACTAGGCTTATAG
- the LOC114375918 gene encoding protein TOC75-3, chloroplastic-like produces MASFAAPNNIGSAVLPSRQRKPSRPPPLKCSLLPSSNNNDSLSNPSSSHTPPLFKAIAISSAASILLQCTPLSPFFPNPLTKLGGGGNTGGGGGGGGGDDGWFGGHGGGGGGGNGGFWSRMFAAVADENQPQEWDSHGLPANIVVQLNKMSGFKKYKVSDISFFDRNRKTKVGTEDSFFEMVSLRPGGVYTKAQLQKELETLATSGMFEKVDLEGKTNPDGSIGVTISFSESTWQSADGFRCINVGLMQQTKPVEMDADMTDKERLEYYLSQEREYKRRIERARPCLLPRYVHNEILDMLKRHGMVSARLLQRIRDRVQKWYHDEGYACAQVVNFGNLNTKEVVCEVVEGDITQLDIQFQDKLGNVVEGNTQVPVIQRELPRQLRSGYTFNIEAGKQALRNVNSLALFSNIEVNPRPDETNEGGIIVEIKLKELEQKSAEVSTEWSIVPGRGGHPTLASLQPGGTVSFEHRNLQGLNRSINGSITTSNFLNPQDDLAFKLEYVHPYLDGVYYSRNRTLRVSCFNSRKLSPVFTGGPGVDEVPPIWVDRTGVKANITENFTRQSKFTYGLVMEEITTRDESSHICANGQRVLPSGGISADGPPTTLSGTGIDHMAFLQANITRDNTRFVNGTVVGDRNMFQVDQGLGIGSQFPIFNRHQLTLTRFIQLMAVEEGAGKPPPPVLVLHGHYGGCVGDLPSYDAFTLGGPYSVRGYNMGEIGAARNILELAAELRIPVKGTHVYAFAEHGNDLGSSKGVKGNPTEVYRRMGHGSSYGLGVKLGLVRAEYAVDHNSGTGALFFRFGERF; encoded by the exons ATGGCATCCTTCGCTGCCCCCAACAACATTGGCAGCGCCGTGCTACCCTCTCGCCAGAGAAAACCCTCTCGACCCCCTCCCCTCAAATGCTCCCTTCTCCCTTCTTCCAACAACAACGATTCACTCTCAAACCCTTCTTCCTCTCACACTCCGCCGCTCTTCAAAGCCATCGCCATCTCCTCCGCCGCCTCCATCCTCTTGCAATGCACCCCTCTCTCCCCCTTCTTCCCTAACCCCCTCACCAAACTCGGCGGAGGCGGTAACACCggtggcggcggcggcggcggaggAGGAGATGATGGGTGGTTCGGCGGCCATGGAGGAGGCGGCGGCGGCGGAAATGGAGGGTTCTGGTCCAGAATGTTCGCCGCGGTCGCCGACGAAAACCAGCCTCAGGAGTGGGATTCACACGGTCTACCCGCCAACATCGTTGTCCAGTTGAACAAAATGAGTGGCTTCAAGAAGTACAAGGTTTCGGACATCTCCTTCTTCGATCGGAACAGGAAGACAAAAGTTGGCACCGAGGATTCGTTCTTCGAGATGGTTTCTCTTCGGCCGGGCGGGGTTTACACCAAAGCCCAGCTCCAGAAGGAGTTGGAGACTCTTGCGACTTCTGGAATGTTCGAGAAGGTTGATTTGGAAGGAAAAACAAACCCAGACGGCTCAATTGGGGTTACCATTTCCTTCAGCGAGAGCACGTGGCAATCTGCTGATGGATTTCGTTGCATCAATGTAGGGTTGATGCAACAAACAAAACCCGTTGAAATGGATGCTGATATGACCGATAAGGAGAGGCTGGAGTACTATTTGAGTCAGGAGAGGGAGTACAAGAGGAGAATCGAGAGGGCGAGACCCTGCCTCTTGCCGCGCTACGTGCACAATGAGATCCTGGACATGCTCAAGAGACATGGCATGGTCAGTGCTAGGCTGTTGCAGAGGATTCGGGACCGAGTGCAGAAATGGTATCATGATGAAGGCTATGCCTGCGCTCAGGTCGTTAATTTCGGGAACCTCAACACCAAGGAGGTTGTTTGTGAGGTTGTTGAAGGGGATATCACACAATTGGATATTCAGTTCCAGGATAAGCTTGGTAATGTTGTTGAAGGGAACACCCAAGTCCCTGTCATTCAAAGAGAGCTTCCCCGGCag CTGCGCTCAGGTTACACTTTCAATATTGAAGCAGGGAAGCAAGCTTTAAGAAATGTGAACTCCCTtgctttgttttcaaatattgaGGTCAATCCGCGCCCTGATGAGACTAATGAAGGAGGtataattgttgaaattaaGCTAAAGGAGTTAGAACAGAAGTCGGCTGAAGTCAGTACTGAGTGGAGTATTGTCCCTGGACGTGGAGGGCATCCCACTCTG GCTTCGCTCCAGCCTGGTGGCACTGTTAGTTTTGAACATCGGAATCTGCAAGGGCTGAATAGATCTATTAATGGTTCTATTACAACTAGCAACTTCTTGAATCCTCAG GATGATCTTGCATTTAAGCTAGAGTATGTACACCCATATCTGGATGGGGTGTACTATTCACGCAACCGTACTCTCCGTGTAAGCTGCTTCAATAGCCGAAAACTGAGTCCAGTATTCACTGGGGGGCCAGGCGTGGATGAAGTGCCTCCAATATGGGTTGATCGTACTGGTGTTAAAGCTAATATTACAGAG AATTTCACACGTCAGAGTAAATTCACATATGGACTTGTAATGGAAGAGATAACAACGCGTGATGAAAGTAGTCATATCTGTGCAAATGGTCAAAGAGTATTACCTAGTGGAGGAATTAGTGCTGATGGACCTCCAACCACCCTCAGTGGTACTGGCATTGATCACATGGCATTTTTACAGGCAAATATTACACGAGATAACACCCGTTTTGTGAATGGAACTGTTGTTGGAGACAGAAATATGTTCCAG GTAGACCAAGGCCTTGGCATTGGCAGCCAGTTCCCGATCTTTAACCGCCACCAACTAACTCTGACACGATTTATTCAGCTGATGGCAGTGGAGGAAGGGGCTGGTAAACCACCTCCACCGGTGCTTGTCCTCCATGGCCACTATGGTGGTTGTGTAGGTGATCTCCCCAGCTATGATGCTTTTACTCTTGGGGGTCCCTATTCTGTAAGGGGCTACAACATGGGTGAGATAGGAGCAGCCAGAAATATCCTTGAG CTTGCAGCTGAGTTAAGGATACCTGTTAAAGGTACGCATGTGTATGCATTTGCTGAACATGGCAATGATCTAGGGAGTTCAAAGGGTGTCAAAGGTAATCCTACAGAAGTCTACAGACGAATGGGTCATGGTTCATCCTACGGTCTTGGTGTCAAGCTCGGTTTAGTGAGAGCAGAATACGCTGTTGATCACAACTCAGGAACTGGTGCATTGTTTTTCCGTTTCGGAGAGAGGTTTTGA